A window of Aquitalea denitrificans contains these coding sequences:
- the cutA gene encoding divalent-cation tolerance protein CutA, which translates to MNYLMVFCNVPDETTAKHIAHVLVQEQLAACVNILPACRSVYIWQGLLEESSEIPLLIKTTQAGYAALQQRLLALHPYDVPEIVAVPVTQGLPAYLTWVSQAVVSRDAGQVAG; encoded by the coding sequence ATGAATTATCTGATGGTGTTTTGCAATGTGCCGGACGAAACAACGGCCAAACACATTGCTCATGTTCTGGTGCAGGAGCAACTGGCTGCCTGCGTCAATATCCTGCCCGCCTGTCGGTCGGTTTATATCTGGCAAGGCTTGCTGGAAGAAAGCAGCGAAATTCCCTTGCTGATCAAGACGACACAAGCAGGCTATGCGGCTTTGCAACAGCGTCTGCTGGCATTGCATCCCTATGATGTGCCGGAAATCGTCGCAGTGCCAGTCACGCAGGGCTTGCCCGCTTATCTGACATGGGTATCGCAGGCGGTGGTTTCAAGAGATGCCGGCCAGGTGGCAGGATAA
- a CDS encoding FxsA family protein — MRAILLLLLIYPLLEIATLVTLAHHLGGGVVFLLVVASSMLGIWMLRNQKLGALLTLSSVLRQGQQVSLYSLLWPLRYALSGLLFAIPGILSDLLAILLLLPFKGPTLKNVGSPTAMADDVIEGEFSRVEPKGNDPRRIH; from the coding sequence ATGCGCGCCATTTTATTGCTGTTACTGATTTATCCCCTGCTGGAAATCGCCACCCTGGTTACCCTGGCCCATCATCTTGGTGGTGGTGTGGTGTTCCTGCTGGTGGTGGCCAGCAGCATGCTGGGCATCTGGATGCTGCGCAACCAGAAGCTGGGCGCTCTGCTTACCTTGTCCAGCGTGTTGCGCCAGGGCCAGCAGGTGTCGCTATACTCATTGCTGTGGCCACTGCGCTATGCCCTGTCTGGGTTGCTGTTCGCCATTCCGGGTATTCTGAGCGATTTGCTGGCCATCCTGCTGTTGCTGCCATTCAAGGGACCGACCCTGAAGAATGTGGGCAGCCCGACAGCAATGGCTGATGATGTGATCGAAGGCGAATTCAGCCGGGTTGAGCCCAAGGGCAATGATCCGCGCCGTATTCACTAA
- a CDS encoding DUF167 domain-containing protein: MKPWLVCNGSVVRLTLHVQPGARKTEVAGEHGDCLKIRLAAPPVDGKANAALLAWLADCFSVGKRAVSLQAGDKSRHKVVSIATALDAAAVLQLLQVQ; encoded by the coding sequence ATGAAACCCTGGCTGGTCTGTAATGGCAGTGTGGTACGACTTACTCTGCACGTGCAGCCCGGTGCCAGAAAAACCGAAGTCGCCGGCGAACATGGCGACTGTCTGAAAATCCGTCTTGCGGCCCCCCCTGTTGATGGTAAGGCCAATGCAGCTTTGCTGGCATGGCTGGCCGACTGCTTTTCGGTTGGCAAGCGGGCGGTCAGCCTGCAGGCCGGAGACAAAAGCCGACACAAGGTGGTGTCCATTGCTACGGCGCTGGATGCAGCTGCGGTACTGCAGCTGCTGCAAGTCCAGTAA
- a CDS encoding Dps family protein, translated as MDIGINEQDRQDIAHGLSRLLADTYTLYLKTHNFHWNVTGPMFNTLHLMFETQYNELSLAVDLIAERIRALGHFAPGSYADYAKLTAIAEASGVPKAEEMLAQLVDGHEILCRTARSIFPLADRAADEPTADLLTQRLQVHEKTAWMLRSMLDK; from the coding sequence ATGGATATCGGCATCAACGAACAAGACCGCCAGGACATTGCCCATGGCCTTTCCCGGCTGCTGGCTGACACTTACACCCTGTACCTGAAAACCCACAATTTCCACTGGAACGTCACCGGGCCGATGTTCAACACCCTGCACCTGATGTTCGAAACCCAATACAACGAACTTTCACTGGCGGTAGACCTGATTGCAGAGCGCATTCGCGCACTCGGCCACTTTGCACCGGGCAGCTATGCCGACTACGCCAAACTGACGGCCATTGCAGAAGCCAGCGGCGTGCCGAAAGCGGAAGAAATGCTGGCCCAACTGGTGGATGGCCATGAAATCCTCTGCCGTACAGCCCGCAGCATCTTTCCGCTGGCCGACCGTGCCGCGGATGAGCCCACCGCCGACCTGCTGACCCAGCGCCTGCAGGTGCATGAGAAAACCGCATGGATGCTGCGCAGCATGCTGGACAAGTAA
- a CDS encoding energy transducer TonB: MTAHLRTPVSRNPQLTLFIMIAASLLAHVLLFGSSMIRWVRPLQLPDSHTISVNLAAQPSLAPPDTRRLGLDNNQGSGNTEQKHKQASHRQSNEPPAQTPSASLDDSTPQPRQVHTIRQTVDKKSPALPPPSAESTDKPAAPVNSGSLLAQVGQLSAVRGDVTMNDSSLESGRKNSNGDSTHRYEWSRYQTDWRLRIERIGNLNYPEQARRQNIHGSVTLEVTVAADGSLLKCRILRGSGQDVLDEGAKRIVQMSAPFSPFPPSLAPQGSKIIVQTFAFTRDNQISSH, translated from the coding sequence ATGACCGCCCATCTGCGCACCCCGGTCAGCCGCAATCCGCAGCTGACACTATTCATCATGATTGCTGCATCGCTGCTGGCACATGTGCTGCTGTTCGGCTCCAGCATGATTAGATGGGTACGTCCGCTGCAATTGCCAGACAGCCACACCATCAGCGTCAATCTGGCAGCCCAGCCCAGCCTGGCCCCGCCGGATACCCGCCGCCTTGGCCTGGACAATAACCAGGGCAGCGGCAACACCGAGCAAAAACACAAGCAGGCCAGCCATCGCCAGTCCAACGAGCCGCCGGCTCAGACACCATCGGCATCGCTCGACGACAGCACACCACAGCCACGGCAGGTTCACACCATACGCCAGACGGTAGACAAAAAATCTCCGGCATTGCCTCCGCCCTCTGCCGAGTCCACTGACAAACCAGCTGCCCCGGTGAATTCCGGCAGCCTGCTGGCCCAGGTAGGCCAGCTCAGCGCCGTACGTGGCGACGTCACCATGAACGACAGCAGCCTGGAATCAGGCCGCAAGAACAGCAACGGCGACAGCACCCATCGCTACGAATGGTCCCGCTATCAGACCGACTGGCGACTGCGCATCGAACGGATAGGCAACCTCAACTACCCCGAGCAGGCCCGCCGGCAGAACATCCATGGCTCGGTAACGCTGGAAGTGACTGTTGCCGCCGATGGCAGCCTGCTCAAGTGCCGCATCCTGCGCGGCTCAGGGCAAGATGTGCTAGACGAAGGGGCGAAACGCATCGTGCAGATGAGCGCGCCATTCAGCCCCTTCCCGCCATCACTCGCGCCGCAGGGCTCCAAAATCATCGTGCAGACTTTCGCTTTTACGCGCGACAACCAGATTTCCAGCCATTAA
- a CDS encoding VacJ, giving the protein MFEVNRSIALIRPRAPFLAWLQQLPGELDGQLELEALTRDCNALLIPAADDYESAHDFVLQHYRMLFQAELADWCDDETLWPEQLTPALFLEWFDVEIHSVLTDMVETPLEREPFVPLDLNAED; this is encoded by the coding sequence ATGTTTGAAGTCAACCGCAGCATTGCCCTGATCCGCCCGCGTGCACCCTTTCTGGCATGGCTGCAGCAACTGCCGGGCGAGCTGGATGGCCAGCTGGAGCTGGAAGCCCTGACCCGGGACTGCAATGCCCTGCTGATTCCGGCCGCTGACGATTATGAATCCGCCCATGATTTTGTATTGCAACACTACCGTATGCTGTTTCAGGCCGAACTGGCCGACTGGTGCGATGACGAAACACTGTGGCCGGAGCAACTGACGCCGGCCCTGTTCCTGGAGTGGTTCGATGTTGAAATCCACTCCGTTCTTACCGATATGGTCGAGACGCCACTAGAGCGCGAGCCATTCGTTCCGCTGGACCTCAATGCCGAGGATTGA
- a CDS encoding acyl-CoA thioesterase, which translates to MTHETRIKVRGYHLDLYGHVNNARYLEFLEESRWTFFEERGDLPWFLQSGLALVVVNINIDYRYPATMGDELAIATSVKTIGSRSAVMHQRVTLAGSEKLVAEADVTFVVFDAKQNKAVTLEGQLKELLQSMQDQ; encoded by the coding sequence ATGACACATGAAACACGCATCAAGGTCCGGGGCTATCATCTGGATCTGTACGGCCACGTCAACAATGCCCGCTACCTGGAGTTTCTCGAAGAATCGCGCTGGACCTTCTTCGAAGAACGCGGCGATCTGCCGTGGTTTTTGCAGTCCGGCCTGGCACTGGTGGTGGTGAACATCAACATCGACTACCGCTACCCGGCCACCATGGGCGACGAGTTGGCCATTGCCACCTCGGTCAAGACCATTGGCAGCCGCAGTGCAGTGATGCACCAGCGCGTTACACTGGCTGGCAGCGAAAAGCTTGTGGCCGAAGCCGATGTCACCTTCGTGGTATTTGACGCCAAGCAGAACAAGGCGGTAACGCTTGAGGGACAATTGAAGGAACTCTTGCAGTCCATGCAAGACCAATAA
- a CDS encoding TlpA disulfide reductase family protein: MKKALLSLLALAVVGLIAYTTLFDRNAAPQVSYTSLSGQQADTASLKGKVVLVNFWATSCPGCVEEMPEIKKLYQQYGARGLQIMAVAMSYDPPNYVQAFVQKNQLPFFVALDGQGSIAKAFGDIQLAPTTFLIDKQGNILKRYVGVMDFKEVHQILNQQLGA; encoded by the coding sequence ATGAAGAAGGCTCTGCTCTCACTCCTGGCCCTTGCCGTCGTCGGCCTGATTGCCTACACCACCCTGTTCGACCGTAATGCAGCGCCACAGGTCAGCTATACCTCGCTCAGCGGCCAGCAGGCCGATACCGCCTCGCTCAAGGGCAAGGTGGTACTGGTGAATTTCTGGGCCACCAGCTGCCCGGGCTGCGTGGAAGAAATGCCCGAAATCAAGAAGCTGTACCAGCAATACGGTGCGCGGGGACTGCAAATCATGGCGGTGGCCATGAGCTATGATCCGCCCAATTACGTGCAGGCTTTTGTGCAGAAAAACCAGCTTCCCTTCTTCGTCGCCCTAGATGGCCAGGGCAGCATTGCCAAGGCCTTCGGCGATATCCAGCTGGCACCCACAACTTTTCTGATCGACAAGCAGGGCAATATCCTCAAGCGCTATGTCGGGGTAATGGATTTCAAGGAAGTCCATCAGATCCTGAACCAGCAACTGGGCGCCTGA
- a CDS encoding HesA/MoeB/ThiF family protein, producing MTDLNDAALLRYSRHIMLPEIDIEGQQRLAAARVLVIGAGGLGSPVALYLASAGVGHITLADDDVVELSNLQRQVVHDMASLGQNKAESARARMLALNPDIAVRALGERLDAQRLLQEAGLHDLLLDCSDNFTTRHAVNRASVAAGVPLVSGAAVRFAGQLAVFDPRVAGSPCYHCLFAEEGEASDGPCATFGVLSPLVGVIGSLQAVEAVKLLAGRAPVLGRLTLYDALSGEFRQMKFSRDPDCPVCAVR from the coding sequence ATGACAGATCTGAACGATGCGGCGCTGCTGCGCTACAGCCGGCATATCATGCTGCCGGAAATCGATATTGAAGGCCAGCAGCGGCTGGCAGCGGCCCGGGTGCTGGTGATTGGTGCCGGCGGACTGGGCTCGCCGGTGGCGCTGTACCTGGCCAGTGCCGGTGTTGGCCATATCACGCTGGCGGATGATGATGTGGTGGAGTTGAGCAATCTGCAGCGCCAAGTGGTGCACGATATGGCATCACTGGGGCAGAACAAGGCTGAGTCGGCCCGTGCCCGCATGCTGGCACTCAATCCGGACATCGCAGTGCGGGCGCTGGGCGAGCGGCTGGATGCCCAGCGGCTGCTGCAGGAGGCCGGCCTGCATGATCTGCTGCTGGATTGTTCGGACAATTTCACCACCCGCCATGCGGTGAACCGCGCCAGCGTGGCTGCCGGGGTGCCGCTGGTATCCGGTGCGGCAGTACGCTTTGCCGGACAGCTGGCGGTGTTTGATCCGCGCGTGGCGGGTTCGCCCTGTTATCACTGCCTGTTTGCCGAGGAGGGCGAGGCATCCGATGGCCCGTGTGCGACCTTTGGCGTGTTGTCACCGCTGGTGGGAGTGATTGGCAGCTTGCAGGCAGTGGAAGCGGTGAAACTGCTGGCAGGGCGTGCGCCGGTACTTGGCCGCCTGACCTTGTACGATGCGCTGAGCGGCGAATTCCGCCAGATGAAGTTCAGCCGCGATCCTGACTGTCCGGTATGTGCGGTGCGTTGA
- a CDS encoding sigma-54-dependent transcriptional regulator — protein sequence MRSSDILIVDDEIGIRELLSEILQDEGYTVALAENAEVARQLRNQTRPALVLLDIWMPDCDGVTLLKEWAKSGQLNMPVVMMSGHASIDTAVEATRIGAFDFLEKPIALQKLLTTVQRALKYGDMQANTSLNLDKLGRSEPIQELKRQLERVAKVKSPVLLTGEPGSGFELVARFFHQGNTPWVTPAKPEQLADAPLELLQKANNGVLFLPEIGQYNRRVQQGLLFLLSKLDRFNVRLLCSCSRPLQELLVDPECDNRLLTALSSVIVPIPPLREHAEDIIFIAEQILIELVESRQIPNKKLTTAALNALRQYDWPGNLEQLRSIIKSLALTSESDDVDAPEVNKVLAQFRHEKPVEESGFDFNMPLRELREQLERRYFEYHISLENGNMSRVAQKVGLERTHLYRKLKQLGIKFARKVVEE from the coding sequence ATGCGTAGCAGCGATATATTGATTGTTGATGACGAGATCGGAATTCGTGAACTGCTCTCGGAGATCCTGCAGGATGAGGGATACACGGTTGCCCTGGCGGAAAACGCCGAGGTAGCCCGGCAGTTGCGCAACCAGACGCGTCCCGCGCTGGTGCTGCTGGACATCTGGATGCCGGACTGCGACGGGGTCACCCTGCTCAAGGAATGGGCCAAGTCCGGCCAACTGAACATGCCGGTGGTGATGATGTCTGGCCATGCCAGTATCGACACTGCGGTAGAGGCAACCCGTATCGGGGCTTTCGATTTCCTGGAAAAGCCGATTGCCCTGCAAAAGCTGCTTACCACGGTGCAACGGGCACTGAAGTATGGCGACATGCAGGCCAATACCTCGCTGAACCTGGACAAACTGGGCCGCAGCGAGCCGATTCAGGAGCTCAAGCGCCAGCTGGAGCGGGTGGCCAAGGTCAAGTCCCCGGTATTGCTTACCGGCGAACCGGGTTCCGGATTCGAACTGGTGGCGCGTTTTTTCCATCAGGGCAACACGCCCTGGGTGACGCCGGCCAAGCCGGAACAACTGGCCGATGCGCCGCTGGAATTGCTGCAAAAAGCCAATAACGGTGTGCTGTTTCTGCCGGAAATCGGCCAGTACAACCGCCGGGTGCAGCAGGGCTTGTTGTTCCTGCTGTCCAAGCTGGACCGCTTCAATGTGCGTCTGCTGTGTTCCTGCAGCCGCCCCTTGCAGGAACTGCTGGTCGATCCGGAGTGCGACAACCGCCTGCTGACGGCGCTGTCCAGCGTGATCGTGCCGATTCCACCGCTGCGGGAGCATGCGGAGGACATCATCTTCATCGCCGAACAGATCCTGATCGAGCTGGTGGAGTCTCGGCAGATCCCCAACAAGAAACTGACCACCGCGGCGCTGAATGCCCTGCGTCAGTATGACTGGCCGGGTAATCTGGAACAGCTGCGCAGCATCATCAAGAGCCTGGCGCTGACCTCCGAGTCGGATGATGTGGACGCACCGGAAGTCAACAAGGTACTGGCGCAGTTCCGCCATGAAAAACCGGTGGAAGAGTCGGGTTTCGACTTCAACATGCCCTTGCGCGAATTGCGTGAACAGCTGGAACGTCGTTATTTCGAGTACCACATCTCGCTGGAAAACGGCAATATGAGCCGGGTTGCGCAGAAAGTGGGCCTGGAACGTACCCACTTGTACCGCAAGCTCAAGCAGCTGGGCATCAAGTTTGCCCGCAAGGTGGTCGAGGAGTAA
- a CDS encoding sensor histidine kinase produces the protein MESVLQLDGHQHERSKLMRYAAIALATFGAIMLYLLAVATGNASKLAEYYWWVFGLNSLLLVGLLGVVGRQLLRLRQRVKGRVFGAKLTQRLVMMFAVVALVPGLLVFTISAQFLTRSIESWFDVRVESALDRGLELGKGALNYVLDDVARKSRVVLDDIDGLPGIMLPSRLERLREQLGLREVAIFNKSGQLLNFASSNAKQLPLPPSRDSLRGLKLRQSSKSIENDASGLALRVLLSYRTAEGEWRVLQVVQAAPQSIARDAEQIETARSEYHQLLLSRDGLKTFYMLTLALACLLALTSALAFALFLSERLSAPLSELAAGTRAVAQGDFSKRHPVYRRDELGMLTTLFNRMTQQLDEARQTANQTQQALESGKLYLESILANLSAGVIALDAAWQLRAANTSAGRILGVDFSELVPYPVEQWSTRVPALIPLVDTMLQHGENKQEEEWQTQLDYVTGHGPRSLLVRGARLPERSGSGYVVVFDDITELGRAQRDAAWGEVAKRLAHEIRNPLTPIQLSAERLAMKLTAKLDGSDADMLKRSTDTIIKQVAALKNMVDAFRDYARAPRIKLSELDLNQVVREVSTLYESNPAVKIELEDRPLMIMGDAALLRQVLHNLMQNAQDAVLDVDIPMIHISSRQEGRNAVVCVQDNGSGFPAELLPRAFEPYVTSKPKGTGLGLAVVKKIAEEHHGQVTLGNGEQQGARILLTLPLLEA, from the coding sequence ATGGAGTCTGTCCTCCAACTGGACGGCCATCAACATGAAAGAAGCAAGCTGATGCGCTATGCCGCCATTGCCCTGGCGACATTCGGAGCCATCATGCTCTACCTGCTGGCCGTAGCAACCGGCAATGCTTCCAAGCTGGCCGAGTACTACTGGTGGGTGTTCGGGCTCAACAGCCTGTTGCTGGTTGGTCTGCTCGGCGTAGTGGGGCGGCAATTGCTACGTCTGCGTCAGCGGGTAAAGGGGCGGGTATTCGGCGCCAAGCTGACACAGCGGCTGGTGATGATGTTTGCCGTGGTGGCCTTGGTACCCGGCCTGCTGGTATTTACCATCTCGGCCCAGTTTCTGACGCGCAGCATCGAAAGCTGGTTTGATGTCCGGGTAGAGTCCGCACTGGATCGTGGGCTCGAGCTGGGCAAGGGTGCTCTCAACTACGTGCTGGATGATGTCGCCCGCAAGAGCCGCGTGGTGCTGGATGATATCGACGGCCTGCCCGGCATCATGCTGCCCTCAAGGCTGGAGCGCTTGCGCGAGCAGTTGGGGCTGCGCGAAGTTGCCATCTTCAACAAATCCGGTCAGTTACTGAATTTTGCCAGCAGCAATGCAAAGCAGCTGCCCTTGCCGCCGTCGCGGGACAGCCTGCGTGGCCTGAAACTGCGCCAGAGCAGCAAGTCGATCGAAAATGATGCCAGCGGGCTGGCCTTGCGCGTGCTGCTGTCGTACCGGACCGCGGAAGGGGAGTGGCGCGTACTGCAGGTTGTGCAGGCGGCCCCCCAATCCATTGCGCGTGATGCCGAGCAAATTGAAACTGCACGATCCGAATACCATCAGCTGCTGTTGTCACGTGACGGTCTGAAAACCTTCTACATGTTGACGCTGGCACTGGCCTGTCTGCTGGCGCTCACCTCGGCGCTAGCATTTGCACTATTCCTGTCCGAGCGTCTGTCTGCGCCGCTGTCCGAGCTGGCCGCCGGTACCCGCGCGGTGGCGCAAGGTGACTTCTCCAAGCGCCACCCGGTATACCGGCGTGACGAGCTGGGCATGCTCACCACCCTGTTCAACCGCATGACTCAGCAGCTGGATGAGGCCCGTCAGACCGCTAACCAGACCCAGCAAGCCCTGGAAAGCGGCAAGCTTTACCTGGAAAGCATTCTGGCCAATCTCTCTGCCGGAGTGATTGCATTGGATGCGGCCTGGCAGCTGCGTGCCGCCAATACCAGTGCCGGACGCATACTGGGCGTCGATTTTTCCGAACTGGTACCCTATCCGGTCGAGCAGTGGTCCACCCGGGTTCCGGCCTTGATTCCCTTGGTCGATACCATGCTGCAACATGGTGAAAACAAGCAGGAAGAAGAATGGCAAACCCAGCTGGACTACGTCACCGGTCATGGCCCACGCAGCCTGCTGGTACGCGGTGCCCGCTTGCCGGAACGCTCCGGAAGCGGTTATGTTGTGGTGTTCGACGACATTACCGAGCTGGGCAGGGCGCAGCGGGATGCGGCTTGGGGCGAGGTGGCCAAGCGGCTGGCGCATGAAATCCGCAATCCGCTCACCCCCATCCAGCTGTCGGCCGAACGACTGGCCATGAAACTGACTGCCAAGCTCGACGGGTCGGATGCCGACATGCTCAAGCGTTCCACCGACACCATCATCAAGCAGGTGGCTGCGCTGAAGAATATGGTGGATGCCTTCCGCGATTACGCCCGGGCACCACGCATCAAACTCAGTGAACTTGATCTCAATCAGGTAGTGCGTGAGGTCAGCACGCTGTACGAATCCAATCCGGCTGTTAAGATTGAGCTGGAAGACAGGCCGCTGATGATCATGGGGGATGCCGCACTGTTGCGGCAGGTATTGCATAACCTGATGCAGAATGCGCAGGATGCGGTCCTTGACGTTGACATCCCGATGATTCACATTAGCAGCCGACAAGAAGGAAGAAACGCGGTCGTCTGCGTGCAGGACAATGGTTCGGGCTTTCCGGCCGAGCTCCTGCCACGCGCGTTCGAGCCCTATGTGACCAGCAAGCCCAAGGGTACGGGGCTGGGACTGGCGGTGGTGAAGAAAATAGCGGAGGAACACCATGGTCAGGTCACATTGGGGAATGGCGAGCAGCAAGGCGCGCGAATTCTTCTCACCCTGCCATTGCTGGAGGCCTAA
- a CDS encoding DUF4390 domain-containing protein, protein MTVSITRCLRNISLVLWLLVCAVTTAQADGILARRADAELTQDGQLSLSTRFQTKLSSSLNDALAQGVVLTFRLEFELTRPRSTAYYLNLKEWFEPHASLTFKLSYQSLTSRYRVTIGSFSNYYRSLAEAMGALGSIQDWRVLQSGALDPHSPGSVAGRVRLVLDISELPKPFQLNALGSGEWSLSSNWTAINMKEAS, encoded by the coding sequence ATGACGGTTTCTATTACGCGCTGCTTGCGAAACATTAGCCTGGTGTTATGGCTACTGGTCTGTGCCGTCACTACGGCACAGGCCGACGGCATTCTGGCGCGTCGTGCCGATGCTGAGCTGACGCAGGATGGTCAGCTCTCACTCAGCACCCGCTTTCAAACCAAGCTTTCCAGCAGTCTGAATGATGCTCTGGCACAGGGCGTTGTCTTGACCTTCCGTCTGGAGTTCGAACTTACCCGGCCCCGCAGCACCGCGTATTACCTCAATCTCAAAGAGTGGTTCGAACCCCACGCCAGTCTCACTTTCAAACTGTCCTATCAGTCGCTGACCAGCCGTTACCGTGTCACCATCGGCAGTTTTTCAAATTATTACCGTTCTCTCGCCGAAGCCATGGGGGCCTTGGGGTCTATCCAGGACTGGCGTGTGCTGCAAAGCGGTGCGCTGGACCCTCACAGCCCGGGCAGCGTGGCCGGCCGCGTGCGGCTGGTGCTGGATATCAGTGAATTGCCCAAACCCTTTCAGCTCAATGCATTGGGCTCGGGTGAATGGAGTCTGTCCTCCAACTGGACGGCCATCAACATGAAAGAAGCAAGCTGA
- the rsmB gene encoding 16S rRNA (cytosine(967)-C(5))-methyltransferase RsmB, giving the protein MHRIQQLAADVLGQVESGHTLTEALAQAQRQGSELTPQERAALQDICYGSLRQLARLRFWLRRLVPKALPEPQLERVLLVALYQLVYTRAADYAIVNEAVKLSERLARGKFKALVNGVLRNFLRQREEMLRLADKDLEAATNHPRWWVKAVQQAYPQEWSEILQWNNSHPPMTLRVNARKSSVASYLAQLETLGMAATALDERGGILLDKPVNVRELPGFADGVVSVQDWGAQQAACLLDLQAGQRVLDACAAPGGKTCHMLELADVNMTALDIDPQRLVRVAENLQRGGLQASLHAADAGQVADWWDGKPFDRILADVPCSASGVVRRHPDIKWLRRPGDFAALARQQAQMVDTLWGLLAPGGKMLYATCSIFPEENQQQLEAFLARHADAECLNQQQLLPCERHDGFYYALLAKH; this is encoded by the coding sequence ATGCATCGCATACAGCAACTGGCCGCCGACGTGCTGGGCCAGGTGGAATCCGGCCATACTCTGACCGAGGCGCTGGCTCAAGCCCAGCGCCAGGGCAGTGAACTGACGCCACAAGAGCGCGCCGCCCTGCAGGACATCTGCTATGGCAGCCTGCGTCAGCTGGCCCGCCTGCGCTTCTGGCTGCGGCGGCTGGTACCCAAGGCCCTGCCGGAACCACAGCTGGAACGGGTGCTGCTGGTGGCGCTTTATCAGCTGGTGTATACCCGTGCGGCGGATTACGCCATCGTCAACGAGGCAGTCAAACTATCCGAGCGCCTGGCACGCGGCAAATTCAAAGCCCTGGTCAATGGCGTGCTGCGCAATTTCCTGCGCCAGCGTGAGGAAATGCTGCGTCTGGCAGACAAGGATCTGGAAGCGGCTACCAATCATCCGCGCTGGTGGGTGAAGGCTGTACAGCAGGCTTATCCGCAAGAATGGTCGGAAATCCTGCAGTGGAATAACAGCCATCCGCCGATGACCTTGCGCGTCAACGCCCGCAAAAGCTCGGTGGCCAGTTATCTTGCACAGCTGGAAACCCTGGGGATGGCAGCCACCGCGCTGGACGAGCGGGGCGGCATCCTGCTGGACAAGCCGGTCAATGTGCGGGAACTGCCGGGCTTTGCCGACGGCGTGGTGTCGGTGCAGGACTGGGGGGCGCAGCAGGCTGCCTGTCTGCTCGACCTGCAGGCCGGTCAGCGCGTGCTGGATGCGTGTGCTGCACCCGGTGGCAAAACCTGCCACATGCTGGAACTGGCGGATGTAAACATGACCGCACTGGATATCGACCCGCAACGGCTGGTCCGCGTGGCCGAGAACCTGCAGCGTGGTGGCTTGCAGGCCAGCCTGCATGCTGCCGATGCCGGACAGGTCGCCGACTGGTGGGATGGCAAGCCCTTCGACCGCATTCTGGCTGATGTACCTTGTTCGGCATCCGGTGTGGTGCGCCGTCATCCGGACATCAAGTGGCTGCGTCGCCCGGGCGACTTTGCCGCGCTGGCAAGACAGCAGGCGCAAATGGTTGACACGCTATGGGGGCTACTCGCGCCCGGCGGGAAAATGCTATACGCTACGTGCTCGATTTTTCCGGAAGAAAACCAGCAGCAGTTGGAGGCTTTCCTGGCACGCCATGCCGATGCCGAATGCCTGAACCAGCAACAGCTGTTGCCCTGTGAGCGTCATGACGGTTTCTATTACGCGCTGCTTGCGAAACATTAG